GAGGGAGTGGAAGCTCGTCTCGCACACCACCTGCTGGCCGTGGCGGAACGGGCCGGCCGGGCCCTTCGAGGCCCAGAGCAGGGGCAGTGGCTCGCGGTACTGGAGGAGGAACACGACAACCTGCGCCACGTGCTGGAGTGGTCGGCGCAGGTGGGGGACCACGACACCTTGCGGCGGCTGGCGGCTTCCCTGTGGCCCTTCTGGAACGTGCGGGGCCACTGGGCGGAGGGGTACAGCTGGACGCGCGCGGCCGCGGCCACCGCGGACCAGGCCGCACAGAGCGAACGTGCCCGCCTCCTCTGCGGGGGTGCTGTGCTGGCCTGGCGGTGCCGAGACTACGGGGCCGCCCGCCAGCAGGCGGTGGAAGCCGCGCGCCTGGGGCTCCGGCTGGGAGACCGAAGCCTCGCGGCACACGCTCTCCGGACCCTCGGTTTGGTGGCGCGGGACCGCGGCGAGTGGGAACGCGCCTCCCGGCTGGCGGGGCGGAGTATCGTCCTGTGTCGGGAGAGCGGGGACCTTCACGGCCTGTCGTCCGCGCTGCGGCTGATGGGGCTGATCGCCATCGAACGGTGCGGCTTCCCGGAGGCGCGCGAGCCCTTCGAGGAGAGCCTTGCCTTGAGCCAGGCGCTGCAGGACGCGCGCGGCGTGGCCTGGTCCCTGTACGGCCTCAGCGTGGTAGCCCTGGCAGGTTCACAGCCGGCCGCCGCCCGATCCTATGCTGAGCGGTGCCGCCAGGTTTTCGCAGACCTCAGCGACCAAGACGGCGTGTCTACCGCCCTGAACCACCTGGCTCGGATCGCCTGGGCGCTGGGGGACCTGCCACAGGCACGGGCACTCTACGAGGAAGCCCTCGCGATTCGCAGGGATCTGGCGGACCCGGGGCGCGTGGCCTCCACCCTGGTGGAGCTCGCGGGGCTGGCGCAGGCCGAACAGCAAAAGCGGGAGGCGGCCCGGCGGTACTTGGAAGCCCTCCGCCTGTACCAGGAGGAGTTCGACCCCATGGGCGTGGTCTACGCAGCGGAGGGGCTGGCCATCCTGGCCGCGCGCCGGGGGTACGCCACGGTTGCAGCCCACCTGTTGGGCTACGCGGACGCTCAGCGGCGCGCAGTCCACGTCTCCCTCGACCGCCCGAGGATCCCGGGCATGCCCGCCCGGTCCGACCTGCTCGAGACGCTGGGCACGGTCAGGTCCGCACTCGCTGCCGACTTCGAACCCGCCTACGCCGAAGGAGCGCGCACATCCCTGGCGTGGCTGGTGGCGGAGGCAGCCGCTCTGACCGCCGACACGGAAGGGAGCTCCCCACGCGGTGGGCTCAGCCGGCGCGAGCAGCAGGTAGCCCAGCTGGTGTCCCAGGGTCTGACGAACCGGGAGATCGCCGCGCGACTAGTTGTATCCGAGCGCACGGTCGACAGTCACGTGCTGCACATCCTCAACAAGCTTGGCTTCCGATCCCGGGCCCAGATTGCCGCATGGGCCGTGGAGCAGGGAATCGCCTCCTCCGCGGGCACCGCGTACGGTGGGGAGGGGGCGGTCGGGAAGTCCTAGCTCTGAAGCTCCCGGAAGATCCCGAGCGCAGTCCGCCTTTCCACGGATGTTCTGCCGCTGTCCTCTCCCCTATGCTTCGAGTGTCCTTGCACCTCCCTGGAGGTCATCCATGCCGCTGTACATCGCGGACTGCGACGTTCCGGGCATTCCCCCGGAGCAGGTGCGGGATCTGGCGGTGCGCGCCCGCGCCGCGTGCGAGGAAGCGGCCCAGGGCACCGGGGTGCACTACCTCCTGACCCTCTGGATCCCCGCGGACTGGCGGGTCATGGTCCTCTTTCAGG
The DNA window shown above is from Armatimonadota bacterium and carries:
- a CDS encoding tetratricopeptide repeat protein, which encodes MQTSPLVGRGRELAEACRHLLSGQIRLLTLTGPPGVGKTRLAVEVTRAVRGRFDRTAFVDLVPLRDPSLLLGQVAHALQVRTARPAALLERLAGALRGRTVLLLLDNFEHLLQAAEAVGRLLETLPDLKVLATSREPLGLRWEHQMALEPLELPDLRNLPFPAHLAAVPSVALLLARATAVLPTFRINPANAHAVAEICVRLDGLPLALELAAPVLKVLSAQAVLERLDHRLSLLTRSARDLPERHRTLRAAVGWSYALLPPREQSAFRALSAFPGGWNVDAATAVCELERGEALDVIRGLVDKSLVRSQSVGVESRFRMLDTIREFGLERLEAAGEREGVEARLAHHLLAVAERAGRALRGPEQGQWLAVLEEEHDNLRHVLEWSAQVGDHDTLRRLAASLWPFWNVRGHWAEGYSWTRAAAATADQAAQSERARLLCGGAVLAWRCRDYGAARQQAVEAARLGLRLGDRSLAAHALRTLGLVARDRGEWERASRLAGRSIVLCRESGDLHGLSSALRLMGLIAIERCGFPEAREPFEESLALSQALQDARGVAWSLYGLSVVALAGSQPAAARSYAERCRQVFADLSDQDGVSTALNHLARIAWALGDLPQARALYEEALAIRRDLADPGRVASTLVELAGLAQAEQQKREAARRYLEALRLYQEEFDPMGVVYAAEGLAILAARRGYATVAAHLLGYADAQRRAVHVSLDRPRIPGMPARSDLLETLGTVRSALAADFEPAYAEGARTSLAWLVAEAAALTADTEGSSPRGGLSRREQQVAQLVSQGLTNREIAARLVVSERTVDSHVLHILNKLGFRSRAQIAAWAVEQGIASSAGTAYGGEGAVGKS